In Firmicutes bacterium ASF500, a single genomic region encodes these proteins:
- the sigL_1 gene encoding ECF RNA polymerase sigma factor SigL, with the protein MGAYSREEIEVIYRRNFKLVYQVCLVLMKNAPDAEDAAQTVFRRVMERGEVFRDPEHERAWLIVTARNECRDQLKHWWRRCREDASALETLAWEEPSDGLVWEQVAALPEKHRLVLFLHYYQGYTTDEIATTLRENPSTVRSRLVQARKKLKLRLEAEGYGTT; encoded by the coding sequence ATGGGCGCGTACAGCCGGGAGGAAATCGAGGTCATTTACCGGCGGAATTTCAAGCTGGTGTATCAGGTTTGCCTGGTGCTGATGAAAAACGCGCCTGACGCCGAGGACGCCGCGCAGACTGTCTTTCGCCGGGTGATGGAGCGGGGCGAGGTATTTCGTGATCCGGAGCACGAAAGGGCCTGGCTCATCGTCACTGCCCGGAACGAGTGCCGGGACCAGCTGAAGCACTGGTGGCGCAGGTGCCGGGAGGACGCTTCCGCCTTGGAGACCCTGGCCTGGGAGGAGCCGTCGGACGGCCTGGTCTGGGAGCAGGTGGCCGCTCTGCCGGAGAAGCACCGGCTGGTGCTGTTCCTACACTACTACCAGGGCTACACCACCGATGAGATTGCCACTACCCTGAGGGAAAATCCCTCCACGGTGCGCTCCCGGCTGGTCCAGGCGCGGAAAAAGCTGAAATTACGATTGGAGGCGGAGGGCTATGGAACGACGTGA
- the sigR_2 gene encoding ECF RNA polymerase sigma factor SigR has product METVRSQEEVASLYRRHVDMVYQICLMLMKNVPDAEDAVQTVFRKVMEYDRPFRDHEHEKAWLIVTARNECRNQLKHWWRTRRESEEVLNTLAWEQPEDGALWETILRLPEKYRLVLYLHYYQGYTALETAEILGRNPSTVRGWLVQARGKLKELLEAESYEGKTEPGF; this is encoded by the coding sequence GTGGAGACCGTACGCAGTCAAGAGGAGGTGGCCAGCCTCTACCGGCGGCATGTGGACATGGTGTATCAGATTTGTCTGATGCTCATGAAAAATGTCCCGGACGCGGAGGACGCCGTCCAGACTGTTTTCCGCAAGGTGATGGAGTATGACAGGCCCTTCCGCGATCATGAGCACGAGAAGGCCTGGCTGATCGTCACCGCCCGGAACGAGTGCAGAAACCAGCTCAAGCACTGGTGGCGCACCCGCCGGGAGAGCGAGGAGGTTTTGAACACGCTGGCCTGGGAACAGCCCGAGGACGGGGCGCTGTGGGAGACCATCCTGCGCCTGCCGGAGAAATACCGGCTGGTGCTCTATCTCCACTACTACCAGGGCTATACCGCCCTGGAGACGGCGGAGATTTTGGGGAGGAACCCATCCACCGTCCGGGGGTGGCTGGTCCAGGCCAGAGGGAAGCTGAAGGAGCTGTTGGAGGCGGAGTCGTATGAAGGAAAAACTGAACCGGGTTTTTGA
- the act gene encoding Methanol dehydrogenase activator, with the protein MDLTERTVSSETIFEGKIIKVTLDQARLPNGSLAAREVVYHPGGVAVLALDEDNTVYLVKQFRYPLQELLLELPAGKLDHGSEEDALLGAQRELSEETGLEAAKWTYLGYTLASPGFCTEALHMYLAQDLTRKGQHLDEDEFLDVVTMPFDQLAGQVMDGTITDGKTVSTTLKVKVLLGL; encoded by the coding sequence ATGGACCTGACAGAGCGCACGGTAAGCAGTGAGACGATTTTCGAGGGCAAGATCATCAAGGTGACCCTGGACCAGGCCCGGCTGCCCAACGGCAGTCTGGCGGCGCGGGAGGTGGTCTACCACCCCGGCGGGGTGGCGGTGCTGGCCCTGGACGAGGACAACACCGTATATCTGGTCAAGCAGTTCCGCTATCCGCTCCAGGAGCTGCTTCTGGAGCTGCCCGCGGGCAAGCTGGACCACGGGTCGGAGGAGGACGCCCTGCTGGGGGCCCAGCGGGAGCTGAGCGAGGAGACCGGCCTGGAGGCGGCGAAATGGACCTATCTGGGCTATACCCTGGCCTCCCCCGGCTTCTGCACGGAGGCCCTTCACATGTATCTGGCCCAGGACCTGACCCGGAAGGGACAGCACCTGGACGAGGACGAATTTCTGGACGTGGTGACCATGCCCTTTGACCAGCTGGCCGGGCAGGTGATGGACGGGACCATCACCGACGGCAAAACGGTGTCCACCACGCTGAAGGTAAAGGTCCTGCTGGGCCTGTAA
- the walR_3 gene encoding Transcriptional regulatory protein WalR, translating into MGKTVLIVEDEQSIVDILSYILTKEGYDTLEALDGPTGLQLALEQNPDLVLLDLMLPKMDGFEVCERIRAAGSMVPIVMLTAREEEDDKVRGLELGADDYIIKPFKNRELLARVKANIRRMSMTTPIPPAQPAPELTLGERLRVDEDRAAVFKDGAPLDLTQREYDLIRFLAARPGKVFSREALMEHVWNYEGYVGDVRAVDVAVRRLREKIEDDPGAPVFIKTKRGMGYYFGE; encoded by the coding sequence ATGGGAAAGACCGTCTTAATTGTAGAGGACGAGCAGAGCATTGTGGACATTCTGTCCTATATCCTGACCAAGGAGGGCTACGACACCCTGGAGGCCCTGGACGGCCCCACCGGCCTCCAGCTGGCCCTGGAGCAGAACCCGGACCTGGTTCTGCTGGACCTGATGCTGCCCAAAATGGACGGCTTTGAGGTCTGCGAAAGAATCCGGGCGGCGGGGTCTATGGTGCCCATCGTCATGCTCACCGCCCGGGAGGAGGAGGACGACAAGGTCCGGGGCCTGGAGCTGGGGGCGGACGACTATATCATCAAGCCCTTTAAAAACCGGGAGCTCCTGGCCCGGGTGAAGGCCAACATCCGCCGGATGTCTATGACCACCCCCATCCCCCCGGCCCAGCCCGCCCCGGAGCTGACCCTGGGCGAGCGCCTGCGGGTGGACGAGGACCGGGCCGCCGTGTTCAAGGACGGAGCGCCCCTGGACCTGACCCAGCGGGAGTACGACCTGATCCGCTTCCTGGCCGCCCGGCCGGGCAAGGTGTTCTCCCGGGAGGCCCTGATGGAGCACGTGTGGAATTACGAGGGCTATGTGGGCGACGTGCGGGCTGTGGACGTGGCCGTCCGCCGCCTGCGGGAGAAAATCGAGGACGACCCGGGGGCTCCCGTGTTCATCAAGACCAAGCGGGGGATGGGGTATTATTTCGGGGAGTGA
- the immR_2 gene encoding HTH-type transcriptional regulator ImmR, with protein sequence MKFSERIRILRKERGITQKETAAGLGIGYRAYQCYELNQRYPDIHGLINIANFFGVSLDYLVGLSDVRERQ encoded by the coding sequence ATGAAATTTAGTGAACGCATACGGATACTGCGGAAAGAGCGCGGTATCACACAAAAAGAAACCGCCGCCGGCCTTGGTATTGGATATCGGGCATATCAGTGTTACGAACTGAATCAACGCTATCCGGATATTCACGGTCTGATAAACATCGCTAATTTCTTTGGTGTCAGTCTGGATTATCTGGTGGGTCTGTCCGACGTGAGAGAGCGCCAATAA
- the walK gene encoding Sensor histidine kinase WalK, giving the protein MLRSLHMKLVMILVLLILSLMMVVGAFLINSVTAFYQEDFYGQMADVFQDPLLYHDLTTPSEEEENGAERLSLVLDAYAGELGVDNRNRKLYILDSGGVCLISPDGESEKLEYTENLVFALSTGLETNEAGDESNLALDYMDVAIPIHRGGEGYVIYILDNKATANDLTDQMLVLIIEALVFGLVISILLSFLLSKTMVTPIQKLTEGAMRVAEGDFSRKIEVLSQDEIGVLTDTFNDMAGQLQDTLRQVENERNKLDTLFLHMTDGVVAFSREGRVIHSNPAAARMLRQAIGPDSTYESLFAGGASLAQVLDTEDHLEEERQVRERYLQLLMAPFDRGRAGGGALVVLHDVTEQRKNEEMRREFVANVSHELRTPLTNIRSYAETLTENAGEMPPEMEKKFLGVILNESDRMTHIVQDLLTLSRFDSDRDALKLSLFPFAGAVKDIYNAVYMDAQKHDHTLTLDLEPGLPQVLADRERVIQVMMNIVSNAIKYTPDGGNIAIRAGRERNRVWMVVDDDGIGIPEEDRPRIFERFYRVDKARSRQSGGTGLGLSIAKEIVDRHRGRLAILDKDGPGLAVRLDLYIEGPEHG; this is encoded by the coding sequence ATGCTGCGCAGTCTGCATATGAAGCTGGTGATGATCCTGGTACTGCTGATCCTGTCGCTGATGATGGTGGTGGGGGCGTTCCTCATTAACTCGGTGACGGCCTTCTACCAGGAGGATTTTTACGGCCAGATGGCCGATGTCTTTCAGGACCCGCTGCTCTACCACGACCTGACCACCCCCTCGGAGGAGGAAGAGAACGGGGCGGAGCGGCTGTCTCTGGTGCTGGACGCCTACGCCGGAGAGCTGGGGGTGGACAACCGCAACCGGAAGCTGTACATCCTGGACAGCGGCGGCGTGTGCCTCATCTCCCCCGACGGGGAGAGCGAGAAGCTGGAGTACACCGAAAACCTGGTCTTTGCCCTGAGCACCGGCCTGGAGACCAACGAGGCCGGGGACGAGAGCAATCTGGCCCTGGACTATATGGACGTGGCTATCCCCATCCACCGGGGGGGCGAGGGGTATGTGATCTATATCCTGGACAACAAGGCCACCGCCAACGACCTCACCGACCAGATGCTGGTGCTGATTATTGAGGCGCTGGTCTTCGGCCTGGTCATCTCCATTTTGCTGTCCTTCCTGCTGTCCAAAACCATGGTCACCCCCATCCAGAAGCTGACCGAAGGGGCCATGCGGGTGGCGGAGGGGGATTTTTCCCGAAAGATCGAGGTGCTGTCACAGGACGAGATCGGCGTGCTCACCGACACCTTCAACGACATGGCCGGCCAGCTCCAGGACACCCTGCGTCAGGTGGAGAACGAGCGCAACAAGCTGGACACCCTCTTCCTCCACATGACTGACGGGGTGGTGGCCTTCTCCCGGGAGGGGCGGGTGATTCATTCCAACCCCGCCGCCGCCCGGATGCTGCGTCAGGCCATCGGGCCGGACAGCACCTATGAGTCCCTCTTTGCCGGGGGGGCCTCCCTGGCCCAGGTGCTGGACACCGAGGACCACCTGGAGGAGGAGCGGCAGGTCCGGGAACGGTACCTCCAGCTGCTGATGGCCCCCTTCGACCGGGGACGGGCGGGGGGCGGCGCCCTGGTGGTCCTCCACGACGTCACCGAGCAGCGGAAAAACGAGGAGATGCGCCGGGAGTTCGTAGCCAACGTCTCCCACGAGCTGCGCACCCCCCTGACCAATATCCGCTCCTACGCCGAGACCCTCACCGAGAACGCCGGGGAGATGCCCCCGGAGATGGAAAAGAAATTTTTGGGGGTCATTCTCAACGAGAGCGACCGGATGACCCATATCGTCCAGGACCTGCTCACCCTGTCCCGCTTCGACTCCGACCGGGACGCGCTGAAGCTGAGCCTGTTCCCCTTCGCCGGGGCGGTGAAGGACATCTACAACGCCGTCTATATGGACGCCCAGAAGCACGACCACACCCTCACCCTGGACCTGGAGCCCGGCCTGCCCCAGGTGCTGGCCGACCGGGAGCGGGTCATTCAGGTGATGATGAACATCGTGTCCAACGCCATCAAATACACCCCCGACGGGGGGAATATCGCCATCCGGGCCGGCCGGGAGCGGAATCGGGTCTGGATGGTGGTGGACGACGACGGCATCGGCATCCCCGAGGAGGACCGTCCCCGCATCTTTGAGCGGTTCTACCGGGTGGACAAGGCCCGGTCCCGCCAGTCGGGGGGGACCGGCCTGGGCCTGTCCATCGCCAAGGAGATCGTAGACCGCCACCGGGGCCGCCTGGCTATCCTGGACAAGGACGGGCCGGGCCTGGCCGTCCGGCTGGATCTGTATATCGAGGGACCAGAGCATGGATAA
- the murI gene encoding Glutamate racemase, which yields MSDQHSPIGILDSGIGGFSVVRQVQRLLPREELLYFGDGAHIPYGNHTRQAIVEMARYMFRFMEARGVKALLVACNTISCVLDSCGGEVSCPVFSAVQAGAEAAARLEADKVGVISTVFTHNSRVYPRSIQALSPRKLVVLSCGCPDLARLVEHSLGDPAGMAQVEENLRLELDHMVLEDRVDCCVLGCTHYPLVSDRIRRLYPGLPLIDPAEEMARSLQAYLIREGLGNPQSAPGTLSVYTTGDVEEYALRARQVGLERVSNVEYYPPMEL from the coding sequence ATGTCAGATCAACACAGTCCCATCGGCATTCTGGATTCCGGTATCGGGGGGTTCAGCGTGGTGAGGCAGGTGCAGCGGCTGCTGCCCCGGGAGGAGCTGCTCTACTTCGGGGACGGGGCCCACATCCCCTACGGCAACCACACCCGTCAGGCCATTGTGGAGATGGCCCGGTATATGTTCCGGTTTATGGAGGCCCGGGGGGTGAAGGCCCTCCTGGTGGCCTGCAACACCATCTCCTGCGTCCTGGACAGCTGCGGGGGCGAGGTCTCCTGCCCGGTGTTCAGCGCCGTCCAGGCGGGCGCGGAGGCGGCGGCCCGGCTGGAGGCGGACAAGGTGGGGGTGATCTCCACCGTCTTTACCCACAATTCCCGCGTCTACCCCCGGAGCATACAGGCCCTGAGCCCCCGGAAGCTGGTGGTGCTCAGCTGCGGCTGTCCCGACCTGGCGCGGCTGGTGGAACACAGCCTGGGGGACCCGGCGGGCATGGCTCAGGTGGAGGAAAACCTCCGCCTGGAGCTGGACCACATGGTCCTGGAGGATCGGGTGGACTGCTGTGTTCTGGGCTGTACCCACTATCCCCTGGTGTCCGACCGCATCCGGCGGCTGTACCCCGGCCTGCCCCTCATCGACCCGGCGGAGGAGATGGCCCGGTCCTTGCAGGCCTACTTAATCCGGGAGGGGCTGGGCAATCCCCAGAGCGCCCCCGGCACGCTGAGCGTCTACACCACCGGCGACGTGGAGGAGTATGCCCTCCGGGCCCGGCAGGTGGGACTGGAGCGGGTCAGCAATGTGGAATACTACCCGCCGATGGAGCTGTAG
- the rlmL_2 gene encoding Ribosomal RNA large subunit methyltransferase L — MSELQFAVPTLFGLEGICADEVRRLGLPEVRAENGRVLCTGAEADLPRLNLNLRTGERVLLLLGTFPARDFDALFEGTKALPWERFIPRDGQFPVKGHSLNSALRSVPACQSIVKKAIAARLGAEYGLNTLPETGALYQVQFAIMGDEAALMLDTSGPGLHKRGYRAQGVAAPLRETLAAGLVLLSRYKGRDPLCDPFCGSGTIPIEAALIAKNRAPGLSRSFPAQRWAWLEKKYWMSAADEAMDKEFDGDYEIWGGDIDPEAMALARHNAQLAEVDDVVRFDVDDATRFHWGGLYGRVVTNPPYGERVMERREAEDLYRAFGKAWDKFPEGWKLYLLSSHTEFERTFGKRADKKRKLYNGMLKCDLFMYL, encoded by the coding sequence ATGTCAGAATTACAATTTGCGGTCCCCACCCTCTTCGGGCTGGAGGGCATCTGCGCCGACGAAGTCCGGCGGCTGGGTCTGCCGGAGGTGAGGGCGGAGAACGGCCGGGTGCTGTGTACCGGGGCGGAGGCCGACCTGCCCCGGCTGAATCTGAACCTGCGTACCGGGGAGCGGGTGCTCCTCCTGCTGGGGACCTTCCCGGCCCGGGACTTTGACGCGCTGTTTGAAGGGACAAAGGCCCTGCCCTGGGAGCGGTTCATCCCTCGGGACGGCCAGTTCCCGGTGAAGGGACACAGCCTCAACTCCGCCCTGCGGTCGGTGCCCGCCTGCCAGTCCATTGTAAAAAAGGCCATCGCCGCCCGGCTGGGGGCCGAATACGGCCTGAACACCCTGCCCGAGACGGGGGCGCTGTATCAGGTGCAGTTCGCCATCATGGGGGACGAGGCGGCGCTGATGCTGGACACCTCCGGCCCCGGCCTCCACAAGCGGGGCTACCGGGCCCAGGGGGTGGCCGCCCCCCTGCGGGAGACCCTGGCGGCGGGGCTGGTCCTTCTGTCCCGGTATAAGGGCCGGGACCCCCTGTGCGACCCCTTCTGCGGCTCGGGCACCATCCCCATCGAGGCCGCCCTCATCGCCAAAAACCGGGCCCCCGGCCTGAGCCGGTCCTTCCCCGCTCAGCGGTGGGCCTGGCTGGAGAAAAAGTACTGGATGTCCGCCGCCGATGAGGCCATGGACAAGGAATTTGACGGCGATTACGAGATCTGGGGCGGGGACATCGACCCCGAGGCGATGGCCCTGGCGAGGCACAACGCCCAGCTGGCCGAGGTGGACGACGTGGTCCGCTTCGATGTGGACGACGCCACCCGCTTCCACTGGGGCGGGCTCTATGGCCGGGTGGTCACCAACCCGCCCTATGGCGAGCGGGTGATGGAGCGCAGGGAGGCCGAGGACCTGTACCGGGCCTTCGGAAAGGCCTGGGACAAGTTCCCCGAGGGCTGGAAGCTCTACCTGCTGTCCTCCCACACCGAGTTCGAGCGCACCTTTGGCAAACGGGCGGACAAGAAGCGCAAGCTGTACAACGGGATGCTGAAATGTGATTTGTTTATGTATTTGTAA
- the dagK_1 gene encoding Diacylglycerol kinase gives MRHLFIINPAAGKRGTTAQLERLLDKLSFPHEVAYTRGEGDARRLTEEAARTGEPLRVYACGGDGTLNEVVNGAAGLDHVAITNVPKGTGNDFLKIFGPDYRTLFYDLEALAVGPETQFDLMDCNGHLGIDVVCAGVDARIAADVHRYKDWWFVSGIGAYILSLIENIFFKGIARPITVHMGEIRWEDSPASLFCICNGRHYGGGFMPVGEAMPDDGVLDMLLVRKISLLTFLRLVGKYAKGLYKQYPELILDYHGDRASFSASQPITVVVDGEVLRDTAFTVRLSEKRVNFFYPAGASYQP, from the coding sequence ATGCGCCATTTATTCATCATCAACCCCGCCGCCGGGAAGCGGGGGACCACGGCCCAGCTGGAGCGGCTGTTGGACAAGCTGTCCTTTCCCCATGAGGTGGCCTACACCCGAGGGGAGGGGGACGCCCGGCGGCTCACCGAGGAGGCGGCCCGGACGGGGGAGCCCCTGCGGGTCTATGCCTGCGGCGGGGACGGCACCCTCAACGAGGTGGTCAACGGGGCGGCGGGCCTGGACCATGTGGCCATTACCAACGTCCCCAAGGGGACGGGGAACGACTTCCTCAAAATTTTCGGCCCGGACTACCGGACCCTCTTCTATGACCTGGAGGCCCTGGCCGTGGGGCCGGAGACCCAATTCGACCTGATGGACTGCAACGGCCACCTGGGCATCGACGTGGTGTGCGCCGGGGTGGACGCCCGCATTGCCGCCGACGTTCACCGCTACAAGGACTGGTGGTTTGTCTCCGGCATCGGGGCCTACATTCTGTCCCTGATCGAAAATATATTTTTCAAGGGCATCGCCCGGCCTATCACGGTACATATGGGCGAGATCCGGTGGGAGGACAGCCCCGCCTCCCTGTTCTGCATCTGCAACGGGCGGCACTACGGCGGGGGCTTCATGCCCGTGGGGGAGGCCATGCCCGACGACGGGGTACTGGACATGCTCCTGGTGCGGAAAATCAGCCTGCTGACCTTCCTGCGCCTGGTGGGGAAATACGCCAAGGGGCTGTACAAGCAGTACCCGGAGCTGATTTTGGACTATCACGGGGATCGGGCGTCCTTCTCCGCCAGCCAGCCCATCACGGTGGTGGTGGACGGGGAGGTTCTGCGGGATACGGCGTTCACCGTCCGCCTGTCGGAGAAACGGGTGAATTTCTTCTACCCCGCTGGGGCGTCCTATCAGCCATAA
- a CDS encoding IS1182 family transposase ISTte1 yields MRYTLSEELPHFSTVSYNFRHRYTPETIEAVFQWILKEAETAGALTPAAVFIDGTHIKASANLKKKMKQEVPAAAKRYQEELLAEVNADREAHGKKPLDDEDEPPKAGGKKQDNTSKKKQARRKKAAKKQKTVTVSTTDPESGMFQKGEHKRCFAYEAHTACDKSGYVLETVVTPGNIHDSVAFDDVYDKLIQSFPEVETVVADAAYKTPHICEKVFRDGRVLSTAYKRPMTMKGGHPWWSYVYDEYYDCVICPEYHILSCRTTNRDGYREYCSDPKICAQCPTRHLCTKSKSFVKTVLRHIWKGYEELADDARYTPEYKQLYARRKETVERVFADAKEKHAMLYTVYRGLPRFPTG; encoded by the coding sequence TTGCGATACACGCTGAGTGAGGAGCTGCCCCATTTTTCCACGGTGAGCTACAACTTCCGGCATCGGTACACCCCGGAAACGATAGAGGCAGTGTTTCAGTGGATATTGAAAGAGGCGGAAACAGCGGGAGCACTGACCCCAGCGGCGGTATTTATAGATGGGACACACATCAAAGCCAGCGCAAATCTGAAGAAGAAAATGAAGCAGGAAGTACCGGCAGCGGCAAAACGATACCAGGAAGAACTGCTGGCGGAAGTGAACGCGGACCGGGAGGCTCATGGAAAAAAGCCACTGGATGATGAAGATGAACCACCCAAAGCCGGAGGGAAGAAACAGGACAACACCTCAAAAAAGAAGCAGGCCCGGAGGAAGAAAGCGGCGAAAAAGCAGAAAACAGTAACGGTATCCACCACAGACCCGGAGAGTGGAATGTTCCAAAAAGGGGAGCACAAGCGGTGCTTCGCTTATGAGGCCCATACCGCCTGTGACAAGAGCGGTTACGTATTGGAAACAGTGGTCACCCCCGGAAATATCCATGACAGCGTGGCGTTTGACGATGTTTACGACAAATTGATTCAATCGTTTCCAGAGGTGGAAACAGTGGTGGCGGACGCTGCCTACAAGACCCCGCATATCTGCGAAAAGGTATTTCGAGATGGCCGGGTATTGTCTACAGCCTACAAGCGGCCCATGACGATGAAGGGCGGACATCCCTGGTGGTCTTACGTCTATGATGAATATTATGACTGCGTGATCTGCCCGGAATACCACATCCTGTCCTGCCGCACCACCAACCGGGATGGATACCGTGAATACTGCAGCGATCCGAAAATTTGCGCCCAGTGCCCCACCCGGCATTTATGTACAAAATCCAAAAGCTTCGTAAAGACTGTCCTGCGGCACATCTGGAAGGGCTATGAGGAACTGGCCGATGATGCCAGATACACCCCAGAGTACAAGCAACTCTATGCAAGGCGCAAGGAGACCGTTGAGCGAGTTTTTGCCGATGCAAAGGAAAAACACGCCATGCTCTATACCGTTTACCGTGGCCTGCCCAGGTTTCCAACTGGGTGA
- a CDS encoding IS200/IS605 family transposase ISCth10 — translation MPTTSESIEGGISMFKKKEETDSLAHTRWNCKYHIVFAPKYRRQIIYGQIKADVGSILRKLCEYKGVEIIEAEACPDHIHLLVSIPPKYSVSQFKGYLKGKSSLMIFDRHANLKYKYGNRQFWCKGYYVDTVGRNKKAIAEYIRNQLAEDKLADQLTIKEYYDPFTGEPANKSK, via the coding sequence TTGCCGACCACATCTGAAAGTATCGAAGGAGGAATATCAATGTTTAAGAAAAAAGAAGAAACAGACAGCTTGGCGCATACACGGTGGAACTGTAAGTATCACATAGTATTTGCACCAAAATACCGTAGACAGATAATATATGGGCAGATAAAAGCGGATGTAGGAAGCATCCTAAGAAAATTGTGCGAGTATAAGGGAGTAGAAATAATAGAAGCAGAGGCGTGCCCAGACCACATCCACTTACTGGTAAGTATCCCACCGAAATATAGTGTATCACAGTTTAAGGGATATCTCAAAGGAAAAAGTTCGCTGATGATATTTGATAGACATGCCAATTTGAAATATAAGTATGGAAATCGGCAGTTTTGGTGTAAAGGATACTATGTAGATACGGTAGGAAGGAACAAAAAAGCGATTGCAGAGTATATCAGAAATCAGCTGGCAGAGGATAAATTGGCAGACCAACTGACGATAAAGGAATACTATGACCCGTTTACGGGTGAGCCAGCTAATAAGAGCAAATAA
- the pyk_2 gene encoding Pyruvate kinase, whose product MRRTKIICTLGPAVDDVEMIRTLIRTGMDAARFNFSHGSHPEHLERLNRLKSVRDAMGRPVATILDTKGPEIRIKGFETKTITLEAGDPFTLTTEDVVGNQGWVSVTYPRLHEELQPGQEILIDDGLVAIRVDRIEDAKIICTVENGGTLSANKSINIPGVHIQLPALTEKDIADIRFGVENDFDFIAASFVRRAADVEAVRAVLHECGGDDVKIIAKIENQEGVDNLDEILTAADGIMVARGDLGVEIPAARVPILQKQMIRKGLQQGKPVITATQMLDSMMRNPRPTRAEVSDVANAVYDGTGCVMLSGETAGGKYPVEALQAMVGIVTETESAIDYWKQFQKQRVLPASNINDAITHTCCLTAKDLNARAILAATNSGRSARMICRFRPACPIAALTMHEKVRRQLNISWGIIPFLTGEVTSTDRIFSLASEVAVKERLVQNNDVVVITAGVPLGKTGYTNLIKAQIINEEDM is encoded by the coding sequence ATGAGAAGAACGAAAATTATCTGTACCCTGGGCCCCGCGGTGGACGATGTGGAAATGATCCGCACCCTGATCCGCACCGGTATGGACGCGGCCCGGTTCAATTTTTCCCACGGCAGTCACCCGGAGCACCTGGAGCGGCTGAACCGGCTCAAGTCGGTCCGGGACGCCATGGGCCGGCCGGTGGCCACCATTCTGGACACCAAGGGCCCTGAAATTCGCATCAAGGGCTTTGAGACCAAGACCATCACCCTGGAGGCGGGGGACCCCTTCACCCTGACCACCGAGGACGTGGTGGGCAACCAGGGCTGGGTGTCGGTTACCTACCCCAGGCTCCACGAGGAGCTCCAGCCCGGCCAGGAAATTCTGATTGACGACGGCCTGGTTGCCATCCGGGTGGACCGGATCGAGGACGCCAAAATCATCTGCACCGTGGAGAACGGCGGCACCCTGTCGGCCAACAAGTCCATCAACATCCCCGGGGTTCACATCCAGCTGCCCGCCCTCACCGAGAAGGACATCGCCGATATCCGCTTCGGCGTGGAGAACGACTTTGACTTTATCGCCGCCTCCTTCGTCCGCCGGGCGGCTGACGTAGAGGCTGTCCGGGCTGTCCTCCATGAGTGCGGCGGGGACGATGTGAAGATCATCGCCAAGATCGAGAACCAGGAGGGCGTGGACAACCTGGACGAGATCCTGACCGCCGCCGACGGCATCATGGTGGCCCGGGGCGACCTGGGCGTGGAGATTCCCGCCGCCCGGGTGCCTATCCTGCAAAAGCAGATGATCCGCAAGGGGCTCCAGCAGGGCAAGCCGGTCATCACCGCCACCCAGATGCTGGACTCCATGATGCGCAACCCCCGGCCCACCCGGGCGGAGGTGTCCGACGTAGCCAACGCGGTCTATGACGGCACCGGCTGCGTCATGCTGTCCGGCGAGACCGCCGGGGGCAAGTACCCTGTGGAGGCCCTTCAGGCCATGGTGGGCATCGTCACCGAGACGGAGAGCGCCATCGACTACTGGAAGCAGTTCCAGAAGCAACGGGTCCTTCCTGCCTCCAACATCAACGACGCCATCACCCACACCTGCTGCCTCACCGCCAAGGACCTGAACGCCAGGGCTATCCTGGCCGCCACCAACTCCGGCCGCAGCGCCCGGATGATCTGCCGCTTCCGGCCCGCCTGCCCCATCGCCGCCCTCACCATGCACGAGAAGGTCCGCCGCCAGCTGAATATCTCCTGGGGCATCATCCCCTTCCTCACCGGCGAGGTCACCTCCACCGACCGTATTTTCTCCCTGGCCAGCGAGGTGGCTGTGAAGGAGCGCCTGGTCCAGAACAATGACGTGGTGGTCATCACCGCCGGCGTCCCCCTGGGTAAAACCGGCTACACCAACCTCATCAAGGCGCAGATTATTAACGAAGAAGATATGTGA